Proteins from one Hydrogenophaga sp. SL48 genomic window:
- the phnN gene encoding phosphonate metabolism protein/1,5-bisphosphokinase (PRPP-forming) PhnN — protein sequence MSRRLVYVVGPSGAGKDSVLGWVRHHLTPVPAIHWARRTITRAARPGDEVHEAVDELQFLALRERGAFALNWQANGLHYGIRHCETAPLDHGHWVLVNGSRGHLDTTRSRFPGVAVVHISASPDTLRQRLLARGREGPAEVEARIHRTQALPPTHAIEILNDGALDDAGRQLLSHLQNLPGWPQ from the coding sequence ATGAGCCGTCGCCTCGTGTACGTGGTCGGGCCCTCGGGCGCCGGCAAAGACAGCGTGCTGGGCTGGGTGCGTCACCACCTGACTCCCGTGCCGGCCATCCACTGGGCGCGGCGCACCATCACCCGCGCGGCGCGCCCGGGCGACGAGGTGCACGAGGCGGTGGACGAGCTGCAATTCCTGGCCTTGCGCGAACGGGGGGCCTTCGCGCTCAACTGGCAGGCCAACGGGCTTCACTACGGCATTCGCCACTGTGAAACCGCGCCGCTCGATCACGGCCACTGGGTGCTCGTTAACGGCTCCCGCGGTCACCTGGACACCACCCGTTCGCGCTTTCCGGGGGTGGCCGTGGTGCACATCTCCGCCAGCCCCGACACCCTGCGCCAGCGCCTGCTGGCGCGCGGCCGGGAAGGCCCGGCGGAGGTCGAGGCGCGCATCCACCGCACGCAGGCACTGCCGCCGACCCACGCCATCGAGATCCTGAACGACGGTGCGCTGGACGACGCGGGCCGCCAGCTTCTCAGCCACCTTCAGAACCTGCCCGGATGGCCTCAATGA
- a CDS encoding DapH/DapD/GlmU-related protein, with product MSFTHIASFNVGEARQLGLAPSIAPTAVIQDCRFGRYTEVGDHARLTDSVLDDYSYLERGCDIMSTDIGKFSNIAAMVRINPGFHPMERPTLHHFTYRRARYGLAPEDDASFFEWRRRQRVGIGHDTWIGHGVVIMPGVTIGNGAVIGSNSVVTKDVPAYAIAAGAPAKVLRQRFTRSIASAIESTAWWDWDHDTLAERMDDFCDLRRFLSRYAA from the coding sequence ATGAGTTTCACCCACATCGCATCGTTCAACGTCGGCGAAGCCAGGCAGCTCGGCCTGGCGCCCAGCATCGCCCCCACGGCCGTCATCCAGGACTGCCGTTTCGGCCGCTACACCGAGGTCGGCGACCACGCGCGCCTGACCGACAGCGTGCTCGACGACTACTCGTACCTGGAGCGGGGCTGCGACATCATGTCGACCGACATCGGCAAGTTCAGCAACATCGCGGCCATGGTGCGCATCAACCCGGGCTTCCACCCCATGGAGCGCCCCACGCTGCACCACTTCACCTACCGCCGCGCCAGGTACGGCCTGGCGCCGGAAGACGATGCGAGCTTCTTCGAGTGGCGCCGCCGCCAGCGCGTGGGCATCGGTCACGACACCTGGATCGGCCACGGTGTGGTGATCATGCCGGGCGTGACCATCGGCAACGGGGCCGTGATCGGCAGCAACTCGGTGGTCACCAAAGACGTGCCGGCCTACGCCATCGCGGCAGGCGCTCCGGCGAAGGTCCTGCGCCAGCGCTTCACAAGATCCATTGCCAGCGCCATCGAGTCCACCGCCTGGTGGGACTGGGACCACGACACGCTGGCCGAGCGCATGGACGACTTCTGCGACCTGCGGCGCTTCCTGTCCCGGTACGCCGCATGA
- a CDS encoding endonuclease/exonuclease/phosphatase family protein, whose protein sequence is MTPEPNSLHTGPTRLKVVTFNTWKCDGDYPRRLETMCEQMQALDADVFALQECFATLDGSTDTARTLAQHLGMHLHTAPARRKPRWFQGGWVDSFSSLAVLTRSPIRSGDRVELPSSVADGGRVAQICSLEVAGRSVLLVHAHLSHLEGGGALRAEQLRALLGRPVWMPRHDIALICGDFNASMDSPELARFLEPPWGLVDAHEQAGAGAKVTYHTPEGQGLNLDQVLCMPSCSQAPVVCVGASVVLNAPAQPSGVFPSDHAGVSVTFSVG, encoded by the coding sequence ATGACCCCGGAGCCGAACAGCCTGCACACAGGCCCGACCCGGTTGAAGGTGGTCACGTTCAACACCTGGAAGTGCGACGGAGACTACCCCCGGCGCCTGGAGACGATGTGCGAGCAGATGCAGGCCCTGGACGCCGATGTGTTCGCGCTGCAGGAATGTTTCGCCACGCTCGACGGCAGCACCGACACCGCCCGAACCCTGGCACAGCACCTGGGCATGCACCTGCACACCGCCCCGGCCCGCCGCAAGCCGCGCTGGTTTCAAGGCGGGTGGGTGGACAGCTTCTCGTCGCTGGCCGTGCTGACGCGCTCGCCCATCCGTTCCGGCGACCGGGTCGAGCTGCCTTCATCGGTGGCCGATGGGGGCCGGGTGGCCCAGATCTGCTCGCTGGAGGTGGCGGGTCGGTCGGTGCTGCTGGTCCATGCCCACCTGTCGCACCTGGAGGGCGGCGGTGCGTTGCGCGCCGAACAGTTGCGCGCCCTGCTGGGCCGCCCGGTGTGGATGCCACGGCACGACATCGCCCTGATCTGCGGCGACTTCAACGCCTCCATGGACTCGCCTGAACTGGCCCGGTTTCTGGAGCCTCCCTGGGGCCTGGTCGATGCGCACGAGCAGGCCGGCGCGGGCGCCAAGGTGACGTACCACACGCCCGAAGGACAGGGCCTGAACCTGGACCAGGTTCTCTGCATGCCCAGCTGCTCCCAGGCACCGGTGGTCTGTGTGGGCGCGTCGGTGGTGCTGAACGCACCCGCGCAGCCTTCGGGTGTGTTCCCCAGCGATCACGCGGGCGTGAGCGTCACCTTCAGCGTGGGCTGA